A stretch of Candidatus Vicinibacter affinis DNA encodes these proteins:
- the rplD gene encoding 50S ribosomal protein L4: MKIDVLNTQGQNTGRSVDLPESIFGIEPNTHVIYLAVKEYLANQRQGTHDSTERGDVHRTTKKFKRQKGTGGARAGSLKNPMFKGGGRAFGPHPRDYSQKLNKKVKVLARKSALSQLLTNNKIKVVEDFSFAKPKTSEFLNILKNLGLSTSKTLVVTPDHNETTFLSGRNLAKTKLKVAADLSTYEMLNCQTLLLTESSIQKITETLS, from the coding sequence ATGAAGATTGATGTTCTAAATACTCAGGGGCAAAATACAGGAAGGAGTGTAGATCTTCCGGAATCCATTTTTGGAATTGAGCCAAATACCCATGTCATTTATCTGGCAGTGAAGGAGTACTTAGCCAATCAAAGGCAAGGTACTCATGATTCAACTGAACGAGGTGATGTACACCGTACTACTAAAAAGTTTAAAAGACAAAAAGGTACAGGTGGGGCTAGAGCCGGGTCGTTGAAGAATCCTATGTTTAAAGGAGGAGGACGTGCTTTTGGACCTCATCCAAGGGATTACTCCCAAAAACTAAACAAGAAGGTTAAAGTTTTGGCTAGAAAATCTGCACTTTCTCAATTGCTTACCAACAACAAAATTAAAGTTGTGGAAGATTTTAGTTTTGCTAAGCCAAAAACAAGTGAGTTCCTGAATATTTTAAAAAATCTTGGGTTATCAACTTCTAAAACCTTAGTAGTAACTCCAGACCACAATGAAACAACATTTCTTTCTGGCAGGAATCTGGCTAAAACAAAGTTGAAAGTTGCTGCTGATTTAAGTACATATGAAATGTTAAATTGTCAGACACTTTTATTGACTGAATCAAGTATTCAAAAAATTACAGAAACTTTAAGCTAA
- the rplC gene encoding 50S ribosomal protein L3, producing MNGIIGTKVGMTSIYAADGKAIACTVVEASPNVVTQVKTEDSDGYSALQVSYGEARAKNANKAITGHFLKSNTTPKKKSLEFKNIPGNKNLGEEISISDIFTEGDTVHAIGFTKGKGFQGVVKRHGFGGVQNATHGQHNRGRAPGSIGASSYPSKVVKGLRMAGRQGVEQVKVKNLKIAKILGEKNLLLIRGAIPGHKGSIVVIEKSTK from the coding sequence GTGAATGGAATAATCGGAACAAAGGTTGGAATGACAAGCATCTATGCTGCAGATGGTAAAGCCATTGCATGTACAGTTGTGGAAGCATCTCCTAACGTCGTAACCCAAGTCAAAACAGAAGATTCGGATGGATATTCTGCACTACAAGTGTCATATGGTGAGGCACGGGCAAAAAATGCCAATAAAGCTATCACAGGTCACTTCTTAAAATCAAATACGACCCCAAAGAAGAAGTCTTTGGAGTTTAAGAATATTCCTGGAAATAAAAACCTAGGAGAGGAAATCAGCATATCTGATATTTTTACTGAAGGAGATACAGTTCATGCCATCGGATTTACCAAGGGTAAAGGTTTTCAGGGTGTTGTAAAAAGGCACGGATTTGGGGGTGTTCAAAACGCAACTCACGGTCAGCATAACAGAGGCAGGGCTCCCGGGTCAATCGGTGCTTCCTCTTACCCATCAAAAGTTGTAAAAGGATTAAGAATGGCTGGTCGCCAAGGAGTTGAGCAGGTGAAAGTCAAGAATCTTAAAATCGCTAAAATATTAGGAGAAAAAAATCTATTGTTGATTCGAGGTGCAATTCCCGGTCACAAAGGATCTATTGTTGTCATCGAAAAAAGCACTAAGTAA
- the rpsJ gene encoding 30S ribosomal protein S10 — protein MNQKIRIKLRSYDHNLVDKSTEKIVKTVRNSGAVVAGPIPLPTEKEIFTVLRSPHVNKKAREQFQLRTHKRLIEIYTPTPKTVDALSKLELPSGVDIQVKLS, from the coding sequence ATGAATCAAAAAATTCGGATAAAGCTCCGGTCTTATGACCACAATTTGGTGGACAAAAGTACCGAGAAGATTGTCAAAACTGTTCGCAATAGCGGTGCAGTTGTTGCCGGTCCGATTCCGCTGCCAACTGAGAAAGAAATATTTACCGTGTTGCGTTCTCCGCACGTAAATAAGAAAGCTCGTGAGCAGTTTCAGCTTCGGACACATAAGCGTTTAATCGAGATCTACACACCGACTCCTAAGACAGTCGATGCGTTGTCAAAACTCGAACTGCCCAGCGGCGTTGACATACAAGTTAAGTTATCCTAA
- the fusA gene encoding elongation factor G — translation MAKDLRYLRNIGIAAHIDAGKTTTTERILYYTGLTHKIGEVHDGAATMDWMAQEQERGITITSAATQTNWSWKDQPYIVNIIDTPGHVDFTVEVNRSLRVLDGLVFLFSAVDGVEPQSETNWRLADNYKVPRLGFVNKMDRQGADFFMVVNQVKKMLGSNAVPLQVPIGAEEHFSGVVDLITNKAIIWDEESRGMTYKEIPIPEDIKETVQEYRQQLIENIAEYDDDLLVKFFDDPESITEEEMINAIRAAVCDMKFVPMMCGSAFKNKGVQAVLDAVCAFLPSPLDVEAVKGINPKNDEELIRRPSVDDPFSALAFKVATDPFVGRLVFIRVYSGRLDAGSYVMKVRSEKDKITTDKERISRLFLMHANDRKSIEYVEAGDIAAAVGFKDIKTGDTLCDEAHPIILEAMNFPEPVISIAVEPKTQKDQDKLGMSLAKLAEEDPTFRVFTDENTGQTIISGMGELHLEIIVDRLRREFNVECNQGAPQVNYKESLTKTIEHRERLKKQTGGSGLFADMAFSIGPADEEFVNSEEFKAGKSRMQFVWDIFGGAIDKSYMPAITKGFESMMNQGILAGYNIESMKIRVYDGSMHAVDSKPQAFELCAKDGFREAAPKTGPQILEPIMKLEVITPEDYVGPVIGDLNRRRGLPKGQEPRMGGAVAIQAEVPLSEMFGYVTQLRTITSGRASSTMEFSHYSPVPKQIAEDVIAKAKGNVKV, via the coding sequence ATGGCTAAAGATTTAAGATACCTCAGAAATATTGGAATTGCTGCACACATCGATGCAGGCAAGACAACTACTACTGAACGTATTTTGTACTATACGGGTTTGACTCACAAGATTGGAGAAGTTCATGATGGAGCGGCTACAATGGATTGGATGGCTCAAGAGCAAGAGAGAGGTATTACTATTACTTCTGCTGCCACCCAAACAAATTGGAGTTGGAAAGATCAACCTTATATTGTAAATATTATTGACACCCCTGGGCACGTTGACTTCACAGTTGAAGTGAATCGCTCATTAAGGGTTCTTGACGGTCTAGTATTTTTATTTAGCGCGGTTGATGGAGTTGAGCCACAATCAGAAACGAACTGGAGATTAGCCGATAATTATAAGGTGCCGAGATTGGGATTTGTAAATAAAATGGACAGGCAAGGTGCTGACTTTTTTATGGTTGTCAACCAAGTCAAAAAGATGTTAGGGTCCAATGCAGTCCCGCTTCAAGTTCCTATAGGTGCAGAAGAACATTTTTCTGGTGTTGTTGACCTTATCACCAACAAGGCAATTATTTGGGATGAGGAGTCTAGAGGAATGACCTATAAGGAAATTCCGATTCCTGAGGATATTAAAGAAACCGTTCAAGAATATCGTCAGCAACTAATAGAAAATATTGCGGAATATGATGATGATCTCTTGGTGAAATTTTTTGATGATCCGGAATCCATCACTGAAGAAGAAATGATAAATGCGATTCGCGCCGCAGTTTGTGACATGAAATTTGTCCCAATGATGTGCGGTTCGGCATTCAAAAATAAAGGGGTACAAGCTGTGTTAGATGCTGTGTGTGCCTTTCTGCCTAGTCCATTGGATGTTGAAGCGGTAAAAGGTATAAACCCTAAAAATGATGAGGAACTGATTAGAAGACCATCTGTTGATGATCCTTTTTCTGCTCTTGCTTTCAAAGTTGCCACAGATCCATTTGTAGGTCGTTTGGTGTTTATTCGGGTCTATTCAGGAAGACTTGATGCCGGATCTTACGTTATGAAAGTTCGTTCAGAGAAGGATAAGATAACTACCGATAAAGAGCGTATATCTCGATTGTTTTTAATGCATGCAAATGACAGAAAATCAATTGAATACGTAGAGGCAGGAGATATTGCAGCGGCGGTAGGATTCAAAGATATTAAGACCGGAGATACCTTATGTGACGAAGCCCATCCAATTATTTTGGAAGCGATGAATTTTCCTGAGCCGGTAATTTCCATTGCGGTAGAACCTAAGACTCAAAAAGATCAGGATAAATTGGGGATGTCCTTGGCTAAATTAGCAGAAGAAGATCCTACATTCAGGGTATTTACAGATGAGAATACAGGCCAAACCATTATAAGTGGTATGGGGGAGTTGCATCTTGAAATTATTGTAGACAGGTTGCGAAGGGAGTTTAACGTTGAATGTAATCAAGGTGCTCCACAGGTTAATTACAAAGAGTCACTAACCAAAACGATCGAACACAGAGAAAGGTTAAAAAAGCAAACTGGAGGGTCTGGATTGTTTGCCGATATGGCTTTCAGCATAGGGCCTGCGGATGAGGAATTTGTAAACAGTGAAGAATTCAAAGCAGGAAAATCCAGAATGCAATTTGTGTGGGATATTTTTGGAGGAGCAATTGATAAATCTTACATGCCTGCCATCACCAAAGGTTTTGAGTCAATGATGAATCAAGGTATTTTGGCCGGATATAATATCGAAAGCATGAAAATCCGTGTTTATGACGGTTCCATGCATGCTGTGGATTCCAAGCCTCAGGCATTTGAATTGTGTGCTAAAGATGGATTCAGAGAGGCAGCTCCTAAGACAGGTCCACAAATTCTTGAGCCAATCATGAAATTGGAAGTAATTACTCCGGAAGACTATGTAGGTCCTGTAATTGGTGACCTCAACAGGAGGAGAGGGTTGCCCAAAGGGCAGGAACCAAGAATGGGTGGGGCTGTTGCGATACAAGCTGAAGTTCCACTTTCAGAAATGTTTGGTTATGTAACTCAGTTAAGGACCATCACTTCAGGAAGGGCAAGTTCTACCATGGAGTTTTCACATTATTCTCCTGTGCCGAAGCAAATTGCAGAAGATGTAATTGCAAAGGCTAAAGGAAACGTAAAAGTTTAA
- the rpsG gene encoding 30S ribosomal protein S7 translates to MRKHKPKKRILEPDPRFGDTMVTQFVNNMLWQGKKSTAYSIFYSAMDQVETKTTENPHEVWKRALGNVMPHIEVRPKRIGGATFQIPMEMRPSRKLSIGIKWLIKYSRARAGKGMADKLAAEVIAAAKGEGAAVKKKEDTHKMAESNRAFAHFKV, encoded by the coding sequence ATGAGAAAGCATAAACCAAAGAAGAGAATTTTGGAACCGGATCCTAGGTTTGGTGATACTATGGTTACCCAATTTGTAAATAATATGCTTTGGCAGGGTAAAAAGAGTACTGCGTACAGCATTTTCTATTCTGCGATGGATCAAGTGGAAACAAAAACCACAGAAAATCCGCATGAAGTATGGAAAAGAGCTTTAGGTAACGTGATGCCGCATATTGAGGTGAGACCTAAAAGAATTGGGGGCGCTACGTTTCAAATACCTATGGAAATGAGGCCATCCAGGAAGCTTTCCATTGGAATTAAATGGTTAATTAAGTATTCTAGGGCCAGAGCAGGCAAAGGTATGGCTGATAAATTAGCTGCTGAAGTGATAGCTGCTGCAAAAGGGGAGGGTGCTGCTGTTAAAAAGAAAGAAGATACCCATAAAATGGCTGAATCAAACAGAGCCTTTGCACATTTTAAAGTTTAA
- a CDS encoding 30S ribosomal protein S12, producing the protein MPTINQLIRKGREIVEYKSKSRALQSNPQKRGVCTRVYTTTPKKPNSALRKVAKVRLVNGIEVICYIPGEGHNLQEHSIVLVRGGRVKDLPGVRYTIVRGALDTAGVNNRKKSRSKYGSKRPKK; encoded by the coding sequence ATGCCTACAATTAACCAGTTAATCCGAAAAGGACGCGAAATAGTTGAATACAAGAGCAAATCAAGGGCTCTTCAGTCAAATCCTCAGAAAAGGGGAGTCTGTACCCGTGTTTATACAACAACGCCAAAAAAACCAAACTCTGCATTGAGAAAGGTGGCTAAAGTGCGTTTGGTTAACGGAATAGAGGTAATTTGTTACATACCAGGAGAGGGTCATAACCTCCAGGAGCACTCCATCGTGTTGGTGAGAGGAGGTAGAGTAAAAGACCTTCCGGGAGTTCGTTATACGATAGTAAGAGGTGCTCTTGATACTGCTGGAGTAAACAACCGTAAGAAAAGCAGGTCTAAATATGGCTCTAAACGTCCAAAAAAATAA
- a CDS encoding GNAT family N-acetyltransferase: MITLRKINKADSSSIFDLVMELAVFEKSASAVKTCPEDFESNYEKGIFDGFVAEVTGQGIVGMALFFSYFSTWNGFTIYLEDLYVKEDHRGKEIGKMLFEEVLNHAKAHDAKMVKWQVLDWNESAKNFYHKFGSIFIKGWENGVIYLNEKV, translated from the coding sequence ATGATTACCCTCCGAAAAATAAACAAAGCTGATTCATCGAGTATATTTGATCTCGTGATGGAACTTGCTGTTTTTGAAAAGTCAGCGAGCGCAGTTAAAACTTGTCCTGAAGATTTCGAATCCAATTATGAAAAGGGGATTTTTGATGGATTTGTAGCAGAAGTTACAGGCCAGGGCATTGTTGGTATGGCCCTTTTTTTTTCTTATTTTTCCACCTGGAATGGGTTTACGATCTATTTGGAGGACCTTTACGTTAAAGAAGACCATAGAGGAAAAGAAATTGGCAAAATGTTGTTCGAAGAAGTTCTTAACCATGCCAAGGCTCATGACGCAAAAATGGTAAAGTGGCAAGTTTTAGATTGGAACGAATCAGCAAAGAATTTCTACCATAAATTTGGCAGTATTTTTATAAAGGGTTGGGAAAACGGTGTTATTTACCTGAATGAGAAGGTTTAG
- a CDS encoding LTA synthase family protein: MKLKGRLIKPIKGFKPLRTAKAMHSWEAFMALCLMAIFFLFTLRIYESLVLNQLFNPNKLWKSEALGTIMDLLLALGILGITYPLYSFLFRQKNKLGIRIFENTLFLFVIGHLIILEYFFYQMRPLDIFLFNHQPSEVAFSYATSGVTLKRILIAVFLSTLLWTILQYSLKSIRCSSKWFKFSFIFGFGFLLAFSLFKEFAKIPVSRDLFTNKSFHFYSKTILSKTSVYFEPPVVALSMLYQKQFPREGSIAPDYPFLHHFNDEDKFGPFLNKFKTQPNIVILITESLSEYFIHPINGIHFMPFLDSLSKVSLYWNNFLTLGERSFAANPCISASLPYGEMGFTLMQTYPYHFSLMNVLNKNNYLTSFYYGQGAWFHNKKHFYEFNNTGRIIDKDEFQKKFSPITVGEERYIWGYNDIDLFRQYLISTDSLINKPRLDILFTGTSHSPFIVKDSMGYHEKYTEELKKLTNRNDRIHFEKYQRFYLTLYNVDDAYRILFNEFKKRPDFENTIFILTGDHPMTELPIENAFTKYKVPMIIYSPKLKEAKHFEGFSSHLDIYETVLGYLKSNFKIEVPEYSTALGSKINFSENFDIKGEYAFMNDNRQIVDFYSNGYYLYNDKYLFKVNKDMRIREIYDKALLDQLRKKLNTFRAASKNASLYFKLMPDSIYFNFFKQNVLLNQFKTDTVKSNMSRHPIATIDVGNKKSLFLDLSLDRLSDAESFPQISYEWKDGCDSSFSKTSLYFPFDQLNFQYHLKIDYPDQQEHGSKLYIYLENNKKKYYTYTKLKCVVYTQ, translated from the coding sequence ATGAAACTCAAAGGAAGACTAATAAAGCCAATCAAAGGATTTAAGCCTTTAAGAACGGCCAAGGCCATGCATTCGTGGGAGGCCTTCATGGCCCTATGTCTGATGGCCATTTTCTTCTTGTTTACGTTGAGAATTTACGAATCATTAGTACTTAACCAATTATTTAATCCCAACAAACTTTGGAAATCTGAAGCTTTAGGTACCATAATGGACTTGCTTCTTGCACTGGGGATATTAGGGATTACCTATCCACTGTATAGTTTCTTGTTCAGGCAAAAAAATAAATTGGGTATCAGAATTTTTGAAAACACCCTGTTTCTCTTTGTCATAGGCCATTTGATCATTTTGGAATATTTTTTCTACCAAATGAGGCCTTTGGATATTTTTTTATTTAACCACCAACCCAGTGAAGTAGCTTTCTCCTATGCAACTTCAGGTGTAACTTTGAAAAGAATATTGATTGCAGTTTTTTTAAGCACCTTATTATGGACCATTCTTCAATATTCACTTAAATCTATTCGATGTTCCAGTAAATGGTTTAAATTTTCTTTCATTTTTGGTTTTGGATTCCTTTTAGCATTTAGCTTATTTAAAGAATTTGCCAAAATTCCGGTTTCCCGGGACTTGTTTACCAATAAGTCCTTTCACTTTTACTCTAAAACCATTCTTTCAAAAACTTCGGTGTATTTTGAACCACCTGTTGTGGCCTTATCTATGCTATACCAGAAACAATTTCCAAGAGAAGGATCCATTGCTCCAGACTACCCATTTTTACATCACTTTAATGATGAAGACAAATTTGGACCATTCCTCAATAAGTTTAAGACTCAGCCCAATATCGTCATTTTAATTACAGAAAGTCTATCAGAATATTTCATTCATCCAATTAATGGAATACATTTTATGCCTTTCCTGGACAGTCTATCAAAAGTGAGCCTATACTGGAATAACTTTCTGACACTCGGGGAAAGGTCATTCGCTGCTAACCCTTGTATTAGTGCATCTTTGCCCTATGGTGAAATGGGCTTTACACTTATGCAGACCTATCCTTATCATTTTTCATTAATGAATGTGCTGAATAAAAATAACTACTTAACAAGTTTTTATTATGGCCAAGGGGCCTGGTTTCATAATAAGAAACATTTTTACGAATTCAACAATACCGGAAGAATAATTGACAAAGATGAATTTCAAAAAAAATTTTCACCAATAACGGTTGGCGAAGAAAGATATATTTGGGGATATAATGACATTGATCTTTTTCGCCAATACTTAATTTCAACAGATAGCTTAATCAATAAACCAAGGTTAGATATATTGTTTACAGGAACTTCTCACTCCCCTTTTATAGTAAAGGACTCTATGGGATATCATGAAAAATATACTGAGGAGTTAAAGAAACTAACAAATAGAAATGACAGGATTCATTTTGAAAAATATCAAAGATTCTATCTGACCTTGTACAATGTGGATGACGCTTATAGAATATTGTTTAACGAATTTAAGAAAAGGCCGGATTTTGAAAACACCATTTTTATATTGACAGGTGATCATCCAATGACAGAATTGCCTATTGAAAATGCATTTACGAAGTACAAAGTACCCATGATAATTTATTCCCCGAAATTGAAAGAAGCTAAACATTTTGAGGGGTTCAGCTCACATTTAGATATATATGAAACGGTATTGGGTTATCTGAAAAGCAACTTTAAAATAGAGGTCCCTGAATATTCAACAGCATTAGGATCAAAAATAAATTTTAGTGAAAATTTTGACATCAAAGGTGAATATGCCTTTATGAATGACAATCGACAAATAGTTGATTTCTATTCAAATGGATACTACTTATATAATGATAAATATCTTTTCAAAGTAAATAAAGACATGCGCATTCGTGAAATTTATGATAAAGCTTTACTTGATCAACTCAGAAAAAAACTTAACACTTTTAGAGCCGCAAGTAAGAATGCTAGCTTATACTTCAAATTAATGCCAGACAGTATATATTTTAATTTTTTTAAACAAAATGTTCTATTGAATCAATTTAAAACGGATACCGTCAAGAGCAATATGTCAAGGCATCCGATTGCTACAATTGATGTAGGAAATAAAAAAAGTCTATTCCTTGATCTGTCCTTAGATAGATTAAGCGATGCTGAATCCTTTCCTCAAATCAGTTATGAATGGAAAGATGGCTGTGACAGCAGCTTTAGCAAAACAAGTCTTTATTTTCCTTTTGATCAACTTAACTTCCAATATCATCTCAAAATTGATTATCCGGACCAACAAGAACATGGTTCGAAATTGTATATTTATTTAGAAAACAATAAGAAAAAATATTATACCTATACCAAATTAAAATGTGTGGTTTATACTCAATAA
- a CDS encoding sulfatase-like hydrolase/transferase: protein MDRFWLKLIAVLFFMLLSLSYNRLIFVLLEYFNGFKISFTAASKAMAYGLYMDFSVWSIEVAAILIGLVFVSMFKKVYVKNVINTLGFTFLALNSIVYAIDSVLYPEWGFRIDYTFFTYLDRTNEGIHFISIETISKFIIAVLLFNLPIAFFYFLRVKNTSGPKFGIITFISIFLSLGILVIPLRGGVGLSPLNPGTVYHSKDMYANHIALHPIWNILYTYSHNKSISPKRELINPVLADSLFKELNFKGVANDKFIDSERPNMLFLLLESFTANMINQSHAGKEILPGLNRWIKKGVYFDQVYASGDRTDKGLAAIYSAYPAQPQSSIIKIPSKAERLPSLSKTLAKYQYNCSFFYGGDIDFAGMKTYLLASGIDRIISKKDFNPNTYNAKWGVHDHILLDRVRKDIYFEKSPFLMSVLTLSSHPPYDIPEDDYWAEKDDASVFVNSAHYTDKYLTLFLDSLENSPVWKNLLVIIVADHGARFPIDISYSSPEKFYIPLLYTGGVVKMDTILHRVCSQTDIVATILAQMNIDSKEFIFSNNSFRSDTSGFAFYTFNNGCGWVDSEGQRVISNDNNQVILNRGQCLYSDKFLLSYFQKLMDDFDHK from the coding sequence ATGGACCGTTTCTGGTTAAAACTAATTGCTGTTTTATTTTTTATGCTTTTAAGCTTAAGCTACAATAGGCTTATTTTTGTATTGTTAGAATACTTTAATGGTTTTAAAATTTCTTTTACTGCAGCAAGTAAAGCCATGGCATATGGTTTGTATATGGATTTTTCAGTATGGTCAATTGAAGTAGCTGCTATTTTAATTGGGCTGGTTTTCGTTTCAATGTTTAAAAAAGTATATGTAAAGAATGTTATTAATACTTTAGGTTTTACTTTTCTTGCGTTAAATTCAATTGTTTATGCAATAGATTCAGTTCTTTATCCTGAATGGGGATTTAGAATCGATTATACTTTTTTTACTTATCTTGATAGAACAAATGAGGGCATTCATTTTATTTCAATTGAGACAATTTCAAAATTTATAATTGCTGTTTTACTATTCAATTTGCCTATCGCATTTTTTTATTTTCTAAGAGTTAAGAACACTTCAGGACCTAAATTTGGAATAATTACATTCATAAGCATTTTTCTTTCCTTAGGCATCTTGGTTATTCCTTTGCGTGGAGGAGTTGGATTAAGCCCTTTAAATCCTGGCACTGTTTACCATAGCAAGGACATGTATGCCAATCATATTGCCTTGCATCCAATTTGGAATATACTGTATACCTATTCACATAATAAAAGTATCAGTCCAAAAAGAGAGCTTATAAATCCTGTCCTTGCAGATAGTTTATTTAAAGAGCTGAATTTCAAAGGTGTTGCGAATGATAAGTTTATTGATTCAGAAAGACCTAATATGCTTTTTTTATTATTGGAGAGTTTTACAGCCAATATGATTAATCAGAGTCATGCTGGGAAGGAAATCCTTCCTGGTTTGAATCGGTGGATTAAAAAGGGAGTTTATTTTGATCAGGTATATGCCTCCGGAGACCGCACAGACAAAGGTCTTGCTGCGATATACAGTGCATACCCTGCACAACCGCAGAGTTCGATTATCAAAATCCCATCTAAAGCTGAACGGCTCCCTTCATTGAGTAAGACACTTGCTAAGTATCAGTATAATTGTTCTTTTTTTTACGGAGGAGATATTGATTTTGCAGGAATGAAGACATATTTACTTGCCAGTGGTATTGATAGAATTATTAGTAAAAAGGATTTTAATCCTAATACCTACAATGCCAAATGGGGTGTTCATGATCATATATTATTGGATCGAGTGAGGAAGGATATTTATTTCGAAAAATCACCCTTTTTAATGAGTGTATTAACCTTGTCCAGTCATCCACCTTATGATATTCCAGAAGATGACTATTGGGCAGAAAAGGATGATGCCTCTGTTTTTGTTAATTCAGCTCATTACACAGATAAATATCTCACGTTATTTTTGGATTCCCTGGAAAATAGCCCAGTTTGGAAAAACCTACTTGTCATAATTGTAGCGGATCATGGGGCCCGATTTCCTATTGATATAAGTTACTCTTCTCCTGAAAAATTTTACATTCCGTTACTTTATACTGGTGGAGTTGTTAAGATGGATACCATTTTGCATAGGGTCTGTTCTCAAACTGATATAGTCGCCACAATATTGGCGCAAATGAATATAGATTCAAAGGAATTTATATTTAGTAACAATTCTTTCAGATCTGATACTTCAGGGTTTGCTTTTTACACCTTTAACAATGGTTGTGGCTGGGTAGATAGTGAGGGACAAAGAGTTATTTCAAATGATAATAATCAAGTAATATTGAATAGAGGACAATGTTTATATTCTGACAAATTCCTTTTATCTTATTTTCAAAAGCTTATGGACGATTTTGACCATAAATAA